The nucleotide window AAGACCGGCGACGTCGTCAAGGTCGGCCAGGTCATCGGCCAGGTCGGAACGACGGGCATGTCGACGGGCCCGCACCTGCACTTCGAGATCCGCATCGGCGGCATCAAGGGCACCAAGGTCGACCCGCTGGTCTGGCTCTACGCCAACACCAACTAGCGCCCGCAGCAAGACGCGAAAGCGGTCATAGGGATGCTTCGCGGGCACCGAGGTGACCGGATGCCCGCTTTCGCGACGTCCGGGTCAGACGGCCTTGGCCAGGAACGCCTCGAGGATGCTGCGGGGGAGCGGGAACGGCACCAGACCGTCGGCCGCATGCGGCGCCGACGGCGGCGACCCCCGGGTCGCCAGCGCATCCTCAGCGGTGCCCAGTGACAGCACCTGGTCGTGCAGGCGCTCCATGTCGATGTCCAGCCGGTTGGCCACGTCGGCGGCCTGCTTGAGCTCACCGACCAGGGCGCTGGGCACGGCTCCGTCGTACTTGTAGAAGATCTTGTGCTCGAGGCTGGCCCAGAAGTCCATCGCCACGGTGCGGATCTGCACCTCGACGGTCACGGGCTGCACCCGGTCGGACATGAACACCGGGATCGCGACGATCAGGTGCAGGCTCTTGTAGCCGTTCGGCTTGGGATCCTTGATGTAGTCCTTGACCTGCAGCACCGTGATGTCCTGCTGGCTGGTGAGCATCTCGAGCACCCGGTAGGTGTCCGAGATGAAGCTGCAGGTGATGCGGATGCCGGCGATGTCCTGGATGTTCTCCCGGATGCCCTCGAGGTCGAGCGGGTAGCCCTTGCGGTTCGCCTTCTTGAGGATCCCCTCCGGCGACTTCAGCCGGTGGCTGACATGCTCGATCGGGCTGTAGTCGTGGATCGCGCTGAACTCTTCCTTGAGGATGTTGACCTTGGTCATCATCTCGTCGGTCGCGAACTTGTACGACATCATGAAGCGCGTGAGCTCGGTGCGGATGGCCTGGAGGTCGTTCGGCCATTCGACATCCTGGTCGGTCAACGAGTGCTCCCTTATCGGCGGTGGCCCCGCGAACGGCGACGGCCACCTTGAGTCTGCCACCCCCCGCATCCGGACTCGCTGGGAGCGGGCTGGGAGAGGGGGTGGCAGACCCGGTGAACGGTACGCGTCGGCGTTCTGTGGATCAGCCCTGCAGCCAGGCGGTGGTGTCGCCGGGCAGGGTGCGGTCGACCAGGACCTCGCTGGCCACGAGCACCTCGCCGGCCGGAAGCTCGACGGGCGTCTGGCCCGTGTTCGCCACGACAATGACATTCCCGTTTCGGAATACGAGCACGTCGGGCCCGGGGGAGGCGAGCCATTCCACCGAACCGAGGCCGAGGCCCCGCTCGCGGCGCAGGGCGAGCGCCCGCGTGTACAGGTCGAGCGTGGAGCCGTCGACGCCCTGCTGCGCGTCGCGGGCCAGAGTGGCCCATTCGGCGGGCTGGGGCAGCCAGCTGTTCGAGCTCGGGCCGAAGCCGTACGACGGCGATGCCGACTCCCACGGGATCGGCACCCGGCAGCCGTCGCGGCCGTAGCGTTCTCCGTTGGTGCGGAACCAGGTGGGGTCCTCGCGGGAGGAGTCCGGCAGGTGGATGACCTCGGGCAGGCCGAGCTCCTCACCCTGGTAGATGTAGCTGGAACCGGGCAGCGAGAGCATCAGCGCCGAGGCGGCGCGGGCGCGGCGCAGGCCCACCGCGGTATCGGGCAGCCCGACGGTGTTCGGGCCGATGCCGTGACCCTGCAGGTTGTCCGCCGTGAGGGCCAGCCTGGAGGCGTGTCGCACGACATCGTGGTTGGAGAGCACCCAGGTGCTCGGGGCGCCGACGGCGCTGAACGCGGCGAGGGAGTCGTCGATGACGCGGCGGAGCGGAGCGGCCTGCCACGGGGTCTCCAGGTAGGCGAAGTTGAACGCCTGGTGCATCTCGTCCGGGCGCACCCACTGGGCCACTCGGTTGAGCGGGTCGACCCAGGCCTCGGCGGCGAGGATGCGGTCGCCGTCGTACTCGTCGAGCACGAGGCGCCAGTCGCGGTAGATGTCGTGCACGCCGTCCTGGGCCCAGTACGGGGCGCCGGCGACGGGCTCGGCGACGACGCCGGGCTCGAGCGACGTTGCGCCGCCCATGCTGCCGCCGTCGACGGGCGGGGTGTAGTCGGGCAGACCCTTGGCCTTGATCATGCCGTGCGCGACATCCACCCGGAAGCCGTCGACGCCGCGGTCGAGCCAGAACCGGAGGACGGCGCGGAACTGCGTGCGCACCCACTCGTTGTCCCAGTCGAAGTCGGGCTGGGTGGTGTCGAAGAGGTGCAGGTACCACTGGCCGGGGGTGCCGTCTGGGTCGGTCGTGCGAGTCCAGGCGTTTCCACCGAACACGGACTCCCAGTTGTTCGGCGGCAGTTCGCCGTTTTCGCCGCGACCGTCGCGGAAGATGTAGTGCCCGCGCTCCTCGCTGCCGGGGCCGGCGGCCAGAGCGGCCTGGAACCACGGGTGGTCGCTGGAGGAGTGATTGGGCACGATGTCGACGATCACCCGGATGCCGAGCGCGTGCGCGGCTGCCTGCATGCTGTCGTAGTCGGCGAGGCTGCCGAAGAGCGGATCGACGTCGCAGTAGTCGGAGACGTCGTAGCCGGCATCCCGCTGCGGCGACGTGTAGAACGGCGACAACCAGATGGCGTCGACGCCCAGTTCGGCCAGCTGCGGCAGGCGCGACTGGATGCCCGCGAGGTCGCCCATGCCGTCGCCGTTGGCGTCAGCGAACGACCGTGGGTAGATCTGATAGATAACGGCGGTACGCCACCACTCTGTGCCTGTCATGACGCACACACTACGGCATTCCGGCCTATGTGCAAGCGCTTCCACTAATCGGCTGTTTCAAACGCGCTCGTGAGCTG belongs to Cryobacterium sp. SO2 and includes:
- a CDS encoding glycoside hydrolase family 13 protein encodes the protein MTGTEWWRTAVIYQIYPRSFADANGDGMGDLAGIQSRLPQLAELGVDAIWLSPFYTSPQRDAGYDVSDYCDVDPLFGSLADYDSMQAAAHALGIRVIVDIVPNHSSSDHPWFQAALAAGPGSEERGHYIFRDGRGENGELPPNNWESVFGGNAWTRTTDPDGTPGQWYLHLFDTTQPDFDWDNEWVRTQFRAVLRFWLDRGVDGFRVDVAHGMIKAKGLPDYTPPVDGGSMGGATSLEPGVVAEPVAGAPYWAQDGVHDIYRDWRLVLDEYDGDRILAAEAWVDPLNRVAQWVRPDEMHQAFNFAYLETPWQAAPLRRVIDDSLAAFSAVGAPSTWVLSNHDVVRHASRLALTADNLQGHGIGPNTVGLPDTAVGLRRARAASALMLSLPGSSYIYQGEELGLPEVIHLPDSSREDPTWFRTNGERYGRDGCRVPIPWESASPSYGFGPSSNSWLPQPAEWATLARDAQQGVDGSTLDLYTRALALRRERGLGLGSVEWLASPGPDVLVFRNGNVIVVANTGQTPVELPAGEVLVASEVLVDRTLPGDTTAWLQG
- a CDS encoding GTP pyrophosphokinase family protein; this translates as MMSYKFATDEMMTKVNILKEEFSAIHDYSPIEHVSHRLKSPEGILKKANRKGYPLDLEGIRENIQDIAGIRITCSFISDTYRVLEMLTSQQDITVLQVKDYIKDPKPNGYKSLHLIVAIPVFMSDRVQPVTVEVQIRTVAMDFWASLEHKIFYKYDGAVPSALVGELKQAADVANRLDIDMERLHDQVLSLGTAEDALATRGSPPSAPHAADGLVPFPLPRSILEAFLAKAV